A single window of Candidatus Omnitrophota bacterium DNA harbors:
- a CDS encoding WecB/TagA/CpsF family glycosyltransferase: MCGIAGVRHRVAFFSAQLDPLTMEETLTRVDEIIRSRRVTQHVVVNVAKLVMMQRDPILREIVNACGLINADGQGIVWGARWLGLKIPERVAGIDLFVQLLPRAAQRGYRVYFLGASQDVVAEIVARCRRDYPTLQIAGWRNGYFSPEEEPRVVQAIKASGADMLFVAMSSPKKEFFLRRYADLMAVPFLMGVGGSFDVMAGKTTRAPRWMQRCGLEWLHRLLCEPGRMWKRYAVTNTVFLGMVLSAMLMGKRGATQWRST; the protein is encoded by the coding sequence ATGTGCGGCATCGCCGGCGTGAGGCATCGCGTGGCGTTTTTTAGCGCCCAGCTCGATCCGCTGACCATGGAAGAGACGCTGACGCGCGTCGATGAGATCATCCGCAGTCGTCGCGTGACGCAACACGTCGTGGTCAACGTGGCCAAGCTGGTCATGATGCAGCGCGACCCCATCCTGCGCGAGATCGTCAATGCCTGCGGATTGATCAACGCTGATGGGCAAGGCATTGTCTGGGGCGCTCGGTGGCTTGGCCTGAAGATCCCGGAGCGCGTCGCCGGCATTGATCTCTTTGTGCAGCTGCTGCCGCGGGCGGCCCAGCGCGGCTATCGCGTCTATTTCTTGGGCGCGTCCCAGGATGTTGTGGCGGAGATCGTCGCGCGTTGCCGACGAGACTATCCCACGCTGCAGATCGCCGGATGGCGCAACGGCTATTTCAGCCCGGAGGAGGAACCGCGCGTCGTGCAAGCGATCAAGGCCTCCGGCGCAGACATGCTGTTTGTGGCCATGAGCAGCCCCAAGAAAGAGTTCTTCCTAAGGCGATACGCGGACCTCATGGCCGTGCCATTTCTGATGGGCGTGGGGGGCAGCTTCGATGTGATGGCCGGCAAGACGACGCGGGCCCCTCGGTGGATGCAGCGGTGCGGCTTGGAGTGGTTGCATCGGCTCTTGTGCGAACCTGGCCGCATGTGGAAGCGGTATGCGGTGACGAACACGGTCTTCCTTGGCATGGTGCTCTCAGCGATGCTGATGGGCAAACGCGGAGCGACACAATGGCGATCAACGTGA